The following are encoded in a window of Microcoleus sp. AS-A8 genomic DNA:
- a CDS encoding pentapeptide repeat-containing protein produces MKLTKIVMKLLVIAGCGGCATNAKVNTANQVQEFNLSGSLALQQLTNTNQCSGCDFRGVNLTAVNLSQANLSDANLSQANLAGANLKDTNLSQANLSGANLSQAQLSKTNLSQANLTRANLSRTRFGEDLKTLPIQQGEAPNFSGANLSHANLTASNLPKVDLTGANLAEANLTKVNFKEMQAVGANFNKAKLNRADLSYADLKKAVLTSADLAGANLINANLEGADLRKTNWQRANTNKAKLKGALRE; encoded by the coding sequence ATGAAGCTTACTAAGATAGTAATGAAGTTACTTGTGATTGCGGGCTGTGGGGGATGTGCGACCAACGCTAAAGTAAATACAGCTAATCAAGTCCAAGAGTTCAATCTTAGTGGTTCTTTAGCGCTGCAACAGTTAACCAATACGAATCAATGTTCAGGCTGTGATTTTCGAGGAGTCAATTTAACAGCCGTCAATTTAAGTCAAGCTAACTTATCTGACGCTAACCTTTCTCAGGCTAATTTAGCAGGAGCTAACCTCAAAGATACCAATTTGAGTCAAGCAAACTTAAGCGGAGCAAATCTTTCTCAGGCACAACTATCGAAGACAAATCTGAGCCAAGCCAACTTAACGAGAGCCAATCTTTCCCGTACTCGCTTTGGCGAAGACTTGAAGACTTTACCCATTCAACAGGGAGAAGCACCTAATTTCAGCGGTGCCAATCTTAGCCATGCTAATTTGACAGCGTCTAATTTACCCAAGGTTGATTTAACGGGGGCAAATTTAGCAGAGGCTAATTTAACGAAGGTTAATTTTAAAGAGATGCAAGCGGTTGGGGCTAATTTTAACAAAGCCAAATTAAACAGAGCTGACCTCAGTTATGCTGACCTGAAGAAAGCGGTTTTAACAAGCGCTGATTTGGCAGGTGCTAACTTAATCAATGCCAATTTAGAAGGTGCTGATTTACGTAAAACTAACTGGCAAAGAGCTAATACCAATAAGGCTAAGTTAAAAGGTGCTTTACGAGAATAG
- a CDS encoding universal stress protein, with amino-acid sequence MRYKKILVALDRSPQSEIVFDQALELAKKEDAALMLFHCLPFETPGVGSYADVFGRELINFSVKLQTVLDQESEQARQFLRDHCQKATAQGIPTEWDLKIGDAGSRIRELAKAWDADLVIVGRRGHRGLAEIVLGSVSSYVLHQAPCSVLVVQGISPSLESTAGSVTQSMNS; translated from the coding sequence GTGAGATACAAAAAAATCTTAGTAGCGCTTGATCGCTCACCTCAATCAGAAATTGTCTTTGATCAAGCTCTAGAGCTAGCGAAAAAAGAAGATGCTGCTCTCATGCTGTTTCACTGTTTACCTTTTGAAACACCGGGTGTTGGCTCTTATGCAGATGTGTTTGGTAGAGAGTTAATCAACTTCTCAGTCAAACTGCAAACAGTATTAGATCAAGAAAGTGAACAAGCCCGTCAATTCCTAAGAGACCATTGCCAGAAGGCAACGGCCCAAGGAATTCCGACCGAATGGGATTTGAAGATCGGAGATGCAGGAAGTCGCATTCGAGAACTGGCTAAGGCTTGGGATGCCGATTTAGTGATAGTCGGTCGTCGAGGTCACCGAGGTCTTGCCGAGATTGTCTTGGGAAGTGTCAGTAGTTATGTGCTTCACCAAGCCCCTTGCTCAGTTTTAGTGGTACAAGGTATCAGTCCCAGCCTCGAATCAACCGCTGGCTCTGTAACCCAATCCATGAATTCCTAA